A window of the Listeria swaminathanii genome harbors these coding sequences:
- a CDS encoding class I SAM-dependent methyltransferase — protein MNLRGILPFAHDTLRKVVRSGDYVVDATCGNGHDTLLLAELVGINGHVLGFDIQQLAIDATNTRLENAGASSQVELVCASHARIPEYTSKPVRVAIFNLGYLPGGDKEITTTADSTLESIGHLMELLEVGGVIILVIYHGHPAGKQEKDAVVTFCEAIPQQDFHVLSYNFINQKNDAPFVIIIEKRKPRQAN, from the coding sequence ATGAATTTGCGCGGCATTCTCCCCTTCGCCCATGATACGCTCCGAAAAGTAGTTCGTTCTGGAGATTACGTGGTGGATGCGACTTGTGGTAATGGGCATGATACGCTTCTGCTAGCAGAACTAGTCGGCATCAATGGACATGTGCTTGGATTTGATATTCAACAACTGGCGATTGATGCGACGAACACTCGGTTAGAAAATGCGGGTGCCAGTTCGCAAGTAGAACTCGTATGTGCTAGCCATGCGCGCATTCCGGAATATACATCAAAACCGGTTCGTGTCGCTATTTTTAATCTTGGTTATTTACCTGGTGGCGACAAAGAAATTACTACAACTGCTGATTCTACGTTAGAAAGCATTGGCCATTTAATGGAGCTGCTTGAAGTTGGTGGCGTCATTATTCTCGTTATTTATCACGGCCACCCTGCTGGAAAACAAGAAAAAGATGCTGTCGTGACTTTTTGCGAAGCTATCCCCCAACAAGATTTCCATGTATTATCTTACAACTTTATTAATCAAAAAAATGATGCTCCATTTGTCATTATTATTGAAAAAAGAAAACCTAGACAGGCTAATTAA
- the leuS gene encoding leucine--tRNA ligase, with protein sequence MTFNHKKMEPKWQQYWSEHNTFKTTEDKNKENFYALDMFPYPSGAGLHVGHPEGYTATDILSRMKRMQGKNVLHPIGWDAFGLPAEQYAIDTGNDPEEFTALNIANFTRQIKSLGFSYDWDREINTTDPEYYKWTQWIFEKLYENGLAYEAEIAVNWCPALGTVLANEEVIDGKSERGGFPVFRKPMRQWMLKITAYADRLLDDLDLVDWPENIKDMQRNWIGRSEGAEVTFKIKGSDATFNVFTTRPDTLFGATYTVFAPEHELIEKITTPEQKEAVEAYKKQVELKSELERTDLAKDKTGVFTGAYAINPINGEEVPIWIADYVLIQYGTGAIMAVPAHDERDFEFAQQFGLNIRPVLEGGGVTKEAFTGDGPHINSEFLNGLAKAEAITAAIDWLEKEGIGSRKITYRLRDWLFSRQRYWGEPIPVIHWEDGESTLVPEEELPLLLPKATEIKPSGTGESPLANLHDWVNVTDENGRKGRRETNTMPQWAGSSWYFLRYIDPKNTEAIADKEKLAEWLPVDVYIGGAEHAVLHLLYARFWHKFLYDIGVVPTKEPFQKLFNQGMILGENNEKMSKSRGNVVNPDEVVEKYGADTLRLYEMFMGPLEASIAWNENGLEGARKFLDRIWRLLVTEEGALAEKVTTTANTDLEKAYHHMVKTVTNHYENLRFNTGISQLMIFINEAYKQDTIPKEYVEGFVQLLSPIAPHLAEELWEILGHTETISYVAWPTYDEAKLVEDEVEIVLQVNGKVKSKITVAKSLGKEELEKIAQEDDKMKENLEGKTIRKVIVVPGKLVNIVAN encoded by the coding sequence GTGACATTTAATCATAAAAAAATGGAACCGAAATGGCAACAATATTGGAGTGAACATAACACTTTCAAAACAACCGAAGATAAAAATAAAGAAAACTTCTATGCACTTGATATGTTTCCTTACCCGTCTGGAGCAGGTCTTCACGTAGGACATCCAGAAGGTTATACAGCAACTGATATTTTGTCTCGAATGAAACGGATGCAAGGGAAGAATGTACTTCACCCGATTGGCTGGGATGCATTTGGTCTTCCTGCTGAACAATATGCGATTGATACTGGTAATGATCCAGAAGAATTCACCGCACTTAATATTGCGAACTTTACTCGCCAAATTAAATCATTAGGTTTTTCCTACGACTGGGACCGCGAAATCAATACAACAGATCCTGAATATTATAAATGGACTCAATGGATTTTCGAAAAACTATATGAAAACGGCCTAGCTTATGAAGCAGAAATCGCTGTAAACTGGTGCCCAGCGCTTGGAACCGTACTAGCTAACGAAGAAGTTATCGATGGCAAAAGTGAACGCGGAGGCTTCCCAGTTTTCCGTAAACCAATGCGCCAATGGATGCTTAAAATTACCGCGTACGCGGATCGTTTGCTAGATGATCTTGATCTAGTGGATTGGCCTGAAAATATCAAAGACATGCAACGTAACTGGATTGGCCGTTCAGAAGGCGCAGAAGTTACTTTTAAAATCAAAGGTAGTGATGCAACGTTTAACGTCTTCACAACACGCCCAGATACCCTTTTTGGCGCAACATATACGGTGTTTGCACCTGAGCATGAACTTATTGAAAAAATCACTACACCGGAGCAAAAAGAAGCAGTAGAAGCATATAAAAAACAAGTAGAACTAAAAAGCGAACTAGAAAGAACCGACCTTGCAAAAGATAAAACAGGTGTCTTCACAGGAGCTTATGCAATTAATCCAATCAACGGCGAAGAAGTGCCAATCTGGATTGCTGACTACGTATTGATCCAATACGGAACGGGCGCAATTATGGCCGTACCAGCACATGACGAACGCGACTTTGAATTCGCACAACAATTCGGCTTGAATATTCGCCCAGTACTTGAAGGTGGCGGCGTAACAAAAGAAGCTTTCACTGGCGACGGTCCACACATTAACTCAGAATTCTTGAATGGACTAGCTAAAGCTGAAGCCATCACTGCTGCAATTGATTGGCTAGAAAAAGAAGGCATCGGTAGCCGCAAAATCACCTACCGTTTGCGCGACTGGTTGTTCAGCAGACAACGCTACTGGGGCGAACCAATTCCAGTTATCCACTGGGAAGACGGCGAATCGACACTTGTTCCAGAAGAAGAACTACCACTACTTTTGCCAAAAGCAACGGAAATCAAACCATCGGGAACAGGCGAATCTCCACTTGCCAACCTGCATGACTGGGTAAATGTAACAGACGAAAATGGCCGTAAAGGGCGACGTGAAACAAATACCATGCCACAATGGGCTGGCTCAAGTTGGTATTTCTTACGCTACATCGATCCAAAAAATACCGAAGCAATTGCGGATAAAGAAAAACTAGCAGAATGGCTTCCAGTTGACGTTTACATCGGCGGGGCAGAGCATGCTGTACTTCACTTGCTTTACGCTCGTTTCTGGCATAAATTCTTGTATGATATCGGCGTAGTTCCAACCAAAGAACCGTTCCAAAAACTATTTAACCAAGGCATGATTCTTGGCGAAAATAATGAAAAAATGTCCAAATCAAGAGGCAATGTCGTTAACCCTGATGAAGTAGTAGAAAAATACGGCGCAGATACGCTTCGTTTATACGAAATGTTCATGGGCCCACTAGAAGCTTCTATCGCTTGGAATGAAAACGGCCTAGAAGGAGCACGTAAATTCCTAGACCGCATTTGGCGCTTGCTAGTAACAGAAGAAGGCGCACTTGCCGAAAAAGTTACAACAACAGCGAATACTGATTTGGAAAAAGCCTATCATCACATGGTGAAAACCGTAACAAATCATTACGAAAATCTACGTTTCAATACCGGCATTTCCCAACTAATGATTTTCATCAATGAAGCATACAAACAAGACACGATTCCAAAAGAATATGTCGAAGGTTTCGTTCAATTACTATCACCAATCGCACCACATCTAGCAGAAGAACTATGGGAAATCCTAGGTCATACTGAAACAATCAGCTACGTAGCTTGGCCAACGTACGACGAAGCCAAACTAGTAGAAGATGAAGTAGAAATCGTTCTCCAAGTCAACGGCAAAGTAAAAAGCAAAATCACCGTTGCCAAATCTCTTGGAAAAGAAGAACTAGAAAAAATCGCACAAGAAGACGACAAAATGAAAGAAAACCTAGAAGGCAAAACAATCCGTAAAGTGATTGTCGTTCCAGGGAAACTTGTAAATATTGTTGCGAATTGA
- the metK gene encoding methionine adenosyltransferase → MAKNRHLFTSESVSDGHPDKIADQISDAILDAIISKDPDARVACETTVTTGLVLVAGEITTSVYVDIPKIVRDTIKEIGYTRAKYGFDAETCAVLTAIDEQSPDIAQGVDEALESRSGNEIDAAIEAIGAGDQGLMFGFATDETEELMPLPIFLAHGLARKLTELRKTNKLDYLRPDAKTQVTVEYDEFNQPVRIDTIVVSTQHHPDITQEQIAKDLHTHLFPEVIDASFLDEDTKYFINPTGRFVIGGPLGDAGLTGRKIIVDTYGGYARHGGGAFSGKDPTKVDRSGAYAARYVAKNIVAAGLAKKVEVQVAYAIGVARPVSISIDTYGTSDYSEQELIDGVNALFDLRPAGIIHMLDLRRPIYRQTAAFGHFGRSDLDLPWERTDKAEALKKLIVK, encoded by the coding sequence TTGGCTAAAAACCGTCATCTATTTACATCAGAATCGGTTTCTGATGGACATCCAGATAAAATTGCAGATCAAATATCTGATGCAATTTTAGATGCAATTATTTCAAAAGATCCGGACGCGCGTGTAGCTTGTGAAACCACGGTGACGACTGGTTTAGTATTAGTAGCGGGAGAGATTACGACGTCTGTTTATGTAGACATCCCTAAAATCGTTCGCGATACTATTAAAGAAATCGGCTATACCCGTGCAAAATATGGCTTTGATGCAGAAACATGTGCTGTTTTAACGGCAATTGATGAGCAGTCACCAGATATCGCACAAGGCGTAGACGAAGCGTTAGAATCCAGAAGTGGCAACGAAATTGACGCTGCTATTGAAGCAATCGGAGCAGGAGACCAAGGTTTAATGTTCGGTTTTGCAACAGACGAAACAGAAGAATTAATGCCATTACCGATTTTCTTAGCGCATGGTTTAGCTCGCAAATTAACCGAGTTACGCAAAACAAATAAATTAGATTACTTGCGTCCAGATGCGAAAACACAAGTAACTGTCGAATATGATGAATTTAATCAACCAGTTCGAATTGATACGATTGTTGTTTCAACTCAACATCATCCTGATATCACACAAGAACAAATTGCGAAAGACTTGCACACGCATCTTTTCCCAGAAGTGATTGATGCTTCTTTCTTAGATGAAGATACGAAATACTTTATCAACCCAACTGGCCGCTTTGTTATCGGTGGCCCACTTGGCGATGCTGGTTTAACTGGCCGTAAAATCATCGTGGATACATACGGTGGTTATGCCCGTCATGGCGGGGGAGCGTTCTCTGGTAAAGATCCGACCAAAGTAGACCGTTCTGGCGCTTATGCTGCAAGATATGTTGCGAAAAATATCGTAGCTGCTGGACTTGCTAAAAAAGTAGAAGTACAAGTAGCCTATGCTATCGGCGTTGCGCGTCCGGTTTCGATTTCGATTGATACGTATGGAACAAGTGACTATTCCGAACAAGAATTAATCGATGGCGTAAATGCATTATTCGACTTACGACCAGCTGGCATTATCCATATGCTAGACCTGCGCCGCCCAATTTATCGTCAAACAGCCGCCTTTGGTCATTTTGGCCGTAGCGATCTTGATTTACCTTGGGAAAGAACCGATAAAGCAGAAGCATTGAAAAAATTAATTGTAAAATAA
- the tsf gene encoding translation elongation factor Ts: protein MANITAQMVKELREKTGAGMMDCKKALVETEGDMEKAIDYLREKGIAKAAKKSDRVASEGMTHVISNEKHAVVLEVNAETDFVAKNDNFQQLVDALAKQILAVRPDSLEDALKTEMPNGQTVQDYITEAITKIGENISLRRFEVKEKADNSAFGEYIHMNGRIGVLTLLEGTTDATVAKDVAMHIAAINPKYISREDVSSEEVAHEKEVLTQQALNEGKPANIVEKMVEGRLKKYLSEISLEDQPFVKNPDITVGDYVKQSGGKVVSFVRFEVGEGIEKKEDNFVEEVMSQVKK, encoded by the coding sequence ATGGCTAACATTACAGCTCAAATGGTAAAAGAATTACGTGAAAAAACTGGTGCTGGTATGATGGATTGTAAAAAAGCACTTGTAGAAACAGAAGGAGATATGGAAAAAGCAATTGACTATCTTCGTGAAAAAGGAATCGCTAAAGCTGCGAAAAAATCTGATCGTGTAGCTTCTGAAGGTATGACTCATGTAATCAGCAATGAAAAACATGCAGTAGTACTTGAAGTAAATGCTGAAACAGATTTCGTTGCTAAAAACGATAACTTCCAACAATTAGTTGACGCTTTAGCTAAACAAATTCTTGCAGTACGTCCAGATAGCTTAGAAGACGCACTTAAAACAGAAATGCCTAATGGCCAAACTGTTCAAGATTACATCACTGAAGCAATTACAAAAATCGGTGAAAACATTTCCCTTCGTCGTTTTGAAGTAAAAGAAAAAGCGGACAACTCTGCTTTTGGCGAATACATCCACATGAACGGACGTATTGGTGTTCTTACACTTCTTGAAGGAACTACTGATGCTACAGTTGCAAAAGATGTTGCTATGCATATCGCTGCAATCAACCCTAAATACATTTCTCGTGAAGATGTTTCTTCTGAAGAAGTTGCACACGAAAAAGAAGTATTAACTCAACAAGCATTAAACGAAGGCAAACCAGCTAATATCGTTGAAAAAATGGTAGAAGGCCGTTTGAAAAAATATCTAAGCGAAATTTCCTTAGAAGACCAACCTTTCGTTAAAAACCCAGACATCACTGTAGGCGACTACGTGAAACAAAGCGGTGGTAAAGTTGTATCATTCGTACGTTTCGAAGTAGGCGAAGGAATCGAGAAAAAAGAAGATAACTTTGTTGAAGAAGTAATGAGCCAAGTGAAAAAATAA
- the rpsB gene encoding 30S ribosomal protein S2 yields the protein MPVISMKQLLEAGVHFGHQTRRWNPKMKKYIFTERNGIYIIDLQKTVKKVDEAFNFMREVASDNGTILFVGTKKQAQESVRDEAIRSGQYFVNHRWLGGTLTNFETIQKRIQHLKKIERMEADGTFEVLPKKEVVLLKKEQEKLERFLGGIKDMKGLPDALFIVDPRKERIAVAEARKLHIPIIGIVDTNCDPDEIDYVIPANDDAIRAVKLLTAKMADAIIEVNQGEELTEAEVAPVEEKATEETTEA from the coding sequence ATGCCTGTTATTTCAATGAAACAATTACTCGAAGCAGGAGTTCACTTCGGCCACCAAACTCGTCGTTGGAACCCAAAAATGAAGAAATATATCTTCACAGAAAGAAATGGTATTTATATCATTGACCTACAAAAAACAGTGAAAAAAGTAGACGAAGCTTTCAACTTCATGCGTGAAGTAGCTAGCGACAACGGAACTATCCTGTTTGTAGGAACTAAAAAACAAGCTCAAGAATCCGTTCGCGACGAAGCTATCCGTTCTGGACAATATTTCGTGAATCATCGTTGGTTAGGTGGTACTTTAACTAACTTTGAAACTATTCAAAAACGTATTCAACACCTTAAAAAAATCGAAAGAATGGAAGCAGATGGAACTTTTGAAGTCCTTCCTAAAAAAGAAGTTGTCCTTCTTAAAAAAGAACAAGAAAAATTAGAACGCTTCTTAGGCGGAATCAAAGACATGAAAGGTCTTCCTGATGCATTATTCATCGTTGACCCACGCAAAGAACGTATTGCGGTTGCAGAAGCTCGTAAACTTCATATTCCTATCATCGGTATTGTTGATACAAACTGTGATCCGGATGAAATCGACTACGTAATCCCTGCAAATGATGACGCTATCCGCGCGGTTAAATTATTAACTGCTAAAATGGCTGACGCTATCATTGAAGTGAACCAAGGGGAAGAGTTAACGGAAGCGGAAGTTGCTCCTGTAGAAGAAAAAGCTACAGAAGAAACTACTGAAGCATAA
- a CDS encoding ArpU family phage packaging/lysis transcriptional regulator codes for MSATKNNIDYIKTVQNVKSFFEEFQYLVFLLGSKNELKLRVDGILEVTNNQRQVELTAIGSLVKLYIEILNTMNPLHRYVLVKCYVDKQKDDTTLIELPYKSAQYKKIKKQAVLALAEELEIIVEKK; via the coding sequence GTGTCTGCAACGAAAAACAATATAGACTACATTAAAACTGTCCAAAATGTAAAAAGTTTTTTTGAGGAGTTTCAATATTTGGTTTTTCTTTTAGGAAGTAAAAATGAACTAAAACTGCGAGTTGATGGTATTTTAGAAGTAACTAATAATCAACGCCAAGTCGAATTAACAGCGATAGGTAGTTTAGTAAAGCTATATATAGAAATACTAAACACCATGAATCCGCTTCATCGTTATGTTTTAGTTAAATGTTATGTTGACAAGCAAAAGGATGATACAACTTTAATAGAATTACCTTATAAAAGTGCACAATATAAAAAAATAAAAAAACAAGCTGTACTAGCTTTAGCCGAGGAACTCGAAATTATTGTAGAAAAAAAGTAG
- the asnB gene encoding asparagine synthase (glutamine-hydrolyzing) has translation MCGFVGCVHDRITEITGADKETFRQMNSMITHRGPDDEGYFTDDHVQFGFRRLSIIDVENGHQPLTYENERYWIIFNGEVYNYVELREQLVAEGMTFETESDTEVIIATYAKYKEKTAERLRGMFGFVIWDKQEELVYGARDPFGIKPFFYAEEDGKLFMGSEKKSILHALKEKELDEVSLQNYMTYQFVPEPDSLTKNVKRIEPGHQFTKKIGQPMEITTYWKASFAPVTKSEDAWIKEVRDVMYDSVKMHMRSDVPVGSFLSGGIDSSIIAAIAKEYHPAIKTFSVGFERDGFSEIDVAKETADKLGVENISYVISPEEYMKELPKIVWHMDDPLADPAAIPLYFLSREARKQVTVALSGEGADELFGGYNIYNEPNSLAMFNKMPGVFKSLLNNVARVMPEGMRGKSFLERGTTPMEERYIGNAKMFTEKEKQILLPKYQAGHDYTNITDPFYAETKNYHPVERMQYIDIHTWLRGDILLKADRMTMANSLEVRVPFLDKEVYNVARNIPDTMKTTNGTTKYILRKAAATFVPEHVLNRRKLGFPVPIRHWLKDEMNAWVKNIIKESPTDHLINKQYVLDLLDDHCAGKFDYSRKIWTVVIFMIWYDVYVADKYDFKK, from the coding sequence ATGTGTGGATTTGTAGGATGCGTACATGACCGCATTACAGAAATTACTGGCGCTGATAAAGAAACCTTTAGACAAATGAATAGTATGATTACGCACCGTGGGCCAGATGATGAAGGATACTTCACAGATGATCACGTGCAGTTTGGTTTCCGCCGTTTAAGTATTATTGATGTAGAAAACGGTCATCAACCGTTAACGTATGAAAATGAACGTTACTGGATTATTTTTAATGGAGAAGTGTATAACTATGTGGAACTCCGCGAGCAATTAGTTGCTGAAGGAATGACATTTGAAACCGAAAGTGATACCGAAGTAATTATCGCTACATATGCGAAATACAAAGAAAAAACAGCAGAACGCCTTCGCGGGATGTTTGGTTTTGTTATTTGGGACAAACAAGAAGAACTTGTTTACGGCGCACGCGATCCATTCGGAATTAAACCATTTTTCTACGCAGAAGAAGACGGCAAACTGTTCATGGGTTCTGAAAAGAAATCCATTTTACATGCGTTAAAAGAAAAAGAATTAGATGAAGTATCATTACAAAATTATATGACGTACCAATTTGTTCCAGAACCAGATTCCTTAACTAAAAATGTAAAACGTATAGAGCCAGGACATCAGTTCACGAAAAAAATTGGACAACCAATGGAAATTACGACTTATTGGAAAGCATCTTTTGCACCAGTAACTAAATCAGAAGACGCATGGATTAAAGAAGTCCGTGACGTAATGTATGATTCTGTTAAAATGCATATGCGTTCTGACGTACCAGTCGGATCGTTCCTATCTGGTGGCATTGATTCATCAATTATTGCAGCAATTGCCAAAGAATACCACCCAGCAATCAAAACATTCTCAGTTGGTTTTGAACGCGATGGTTTCAGTGAAATCGATGTAGCAAAAGAAACAGCAGACAAACTTGGCGTAGAAAACATTAGTTATGTTATCTCACCAGAAGAATATATGAAAGAACTACCGAAAATTGTTTGGCACATGGATGATCCACTAGCTGACCCGGCTGCTATTCCGCTTTACTTCTTATCAAGAGAAGCGCGTAAACAAGTAACCGTAGCATTATCCGGTGAGGGCGCAGATGAACTTTTCGGCGGTTATAATATTTATAACGAACCAAATTCCCTTGCGATGTTTAACAAAATGCCAGGCGTATTTAAATCCTTGTTAAATAACGTAGCGCGTGTTATGCCAGAAGGAATGCGTGGTAAAAGTTTCTTAGAACGTGGAACAACGCCGATGGAAGAACGCTACATCGGAAACGCCAAAATGTTCACCGAAAAAGAAAAACAAATTTTACTTCCAAAATATCAAGCTGGTCATGACTATACGAACATTACAGATCCATTTTATGCGGAAACAAAAAATTATCATCCTGTAGAAAGAATGCAGTATATTGATATTCATACGTGGCTTCGCGGAGATATTCTTCTCAAAGCTGACCGCATGACGATGGCTAATTCGCTGGAAGTCCGTGTACCTTTCCTTGATAAAGAAGTGTACAACGTGGCAAGAAATATTCCAGATACAATGAAAACAACCAATGGAACAACCAAATATATCTTACGTAAAGCGGCAGCAACATTTGTACCAGAACACGTACTTAACCGCCGTAAACTAGGATTCCCAGTACCAATTCGTCACTGGTTAAAAGACGAAATGAACGCTTGGGTTAAAAACATCATTAAAGAATCACCAACCGATCATTTAATTAACAAACAATATGTACTAGACTTACTAGACGACCACTGTGCCGGTAAATTCGATTACAGTCGTAAAATCTGGACAGTCGTTATTTTCATGATTTGGTATGATGTATACGTAGCAGACAAATACGATTTTAAAAAATAA
- a CDS encoding TIGR01212 family radical SAM protein (This family includes YhcC from E. coli K-12, an uncharacterized radical SAM protein.) codes for MKQTNPFVYSNDNKRYHTWNYCLREEFGQKTYKVALDGGFDCPNRDGTVAHGGCTFCSAAGSGDFAGNRALDLKVQFQQVRDKMQTKWKDGKCIAYFQAFTNTHAPVAELREKFETVLNEPGVVGLSIATRPDCLPDDVVEYLAELNERTYLWLELGLQSAHDETGRLINRAHDYDCYVEGVRKLQKHNIRICTHIINGLPKETPEMMMETTRKVVESGVDGIKIHLLHLLKGTPMVEDYKKGDLEFLTRDGYVNLVADQLEILPPEMVIHRITGDGGVDDLIGPVWSLNKFEVLNAIDAELVRRDSWQGKLYQPVEVNAK; via the coding sequence GTGAAACAAACGAATCCATTTGTATATAGTAATGATAATAAAAGATATCATACGTGGAACTACTGCTTGCGGGAAGAATTTGGTCAAAAGACGTATAAAGTGGCGCTTGATGGCGGCTTTGATTGTCCGAATCGTGATGGCACGGTCGCGCACGGCGGTTGTACATTTTGTAGTGCGGCAGGTTCTGGGGATTTTGCCGGCAACCGCGCACTTGATTTAAAAGTGCAATTCCAGCAAGTTCGCGACAAAATGCAAACGAAATGGAAAGATGGGAAATGTATCGCTTATTTCCAAGCTTTCACGAATACACACGCCCCCGTTGCCGAGTTACGTGAGAAATTTGAAACTGTTTTGAATGAGCCAGGTGTAGTTGGGCTTTCGATTGCGACAAGACCGGATTGTTTGCCAGATGATGTGGTGGAATATTTAGCTGAGTTGAATGAACGTACTTATCTATGGTTGGAGCTTGGTTTACAATCCGCCCATGATGAAACTGGGCGCTTAATTAACCGAGCACATGATTATGATTGTTATGTGGAAGGCGTGCGCAAACTCCAAAAACATAATATCCGCATTTGTACCCACATTATCAACGGGCTTCCAAAAGAAACACCAGAAATGATGATGGAAACAACACGGAAAGTAGTAGAAAGTGGCGTTGATGGTATTAAAATCCATTTGCTTCATTTATTAAAAGGAACGCCGATGGTAGAAGATTATAAAAAAGGTGACTTAGAATTTTTAACGCGTGATGGTTATGTGAACTTAGTAGCTGATCAACTCGAAATCTTACCGCCAGAAATGGTTATTCACCGGATTACTGGTGATGGTGGCGTGGATGATTTGATTGGACCAGTTTGGAGTTTGAACAAATTTGAAGTTCTGAATGCGATTGATGCGGAATTGGTACGCAGAGATAGCTGGCAAGGGAAATTGTATCAACCTGTGGAAGTGAATGCAAAATGA